GATGGCGCTCATCCGCGACTGCACGATGAAGGTCGCGGAGTCGGCGCCGCGCGTCAGCCTCGTCGTGAAGATCGACTACCGGCCGAGCGTCACCGATGGGCTCACGAGCAAGCTCGCGGCCGTGGAAGACCGCCTGCTTCGCGATTGACGCGACCAGAAGGCACCGGGAAGCGCACGTATTCATCGATCATGAGCAGCCCGAGCTGCGAGTCGCGGTCGACCGCCGGCTCGACACGACCGCGTGCGACGAGGTCGGCGACCAGCCGTTCGACCACCGCGTCGAGCGTGAGGTCGCCGGCGTGCGCGCGCCAGGCGTCGCGTTCCGCCTCGTCGCGGAAGCAGTAGGCCTTCCACGACACCGAGAACCGCAGGTCGTCCCAGTCGTAGCGCGCGACGGGCTCGGTGTCGGCGTAGTGCACGGTCCACTGCCGCGCGCCGACGGGGTCGAGCACCATGCCCGGCCGCAGCGGCGGGAGGTCGTCGGCTGGAACCGCGGCGATGCGGTCGACGCCGTGGAACACGCTGTCGGTGTCGAGCACCATCGCGGTGTTGAACTTCGCCGGGTGCGTCGCCGGCGGCGCGAACGGACCGTCGGGCCAGTAGGCGAGCGCGCCGCCGTCGCAGTCGTGGAACCACGCGATGCCGGTCGCGATCGGCATGCGCCACTCGTCGAACAGACCCGAGTGGTGCATGACGACGAGCAGCCATTGCGGCACGAGCTTCCGATTCAGGCCGCGGAACTCCGGAACGTCGGTGTGCACCGCGAGCTCCTGGCCCGGAACCATGAGGTTCGCGTACGCGATCGCCGGCTCGATCACCGCGCGGCCGTGCACCGCGCGCGCGGCTTCGAGGAACGCGTCGTGATGCAGGAACGGTTGGATGCCTTCGATGCGCGCGGTCTCGCCGTACGCGTACTCCTCGCGGAAGTAGCTCGTGCGGACCGCGAGCGCGCGTCGCGGCTCGTTCGTGCCGAGGCGGCCGCCGGTACGGATGAAGTTCACGACGCTGTCGTGGCGCTGCGAGAGGCCACGGCCGATCTCGCTGTCGAGCTGCTCGAGCTCCGCGTACATGCGGTACGCGCCGAAGCGCTCGCAGAGCTCGACCATCGCAGCCGCACCCGCGGCATCGAACAGCTCGTCGATCGCGACGACGTTGCTCACGACCGGCGAGGCTAACCGGCCCGGCCGCTTCGGTTTCTCAGCCCGATCCGGCGGTCGTTACGATGCGCCGGTCTCACCACGACCGCGAAGGGACGCCAACATGGGCGACGCCGTCATCGTCTCCGCCTGCCGTACGGCCATCGGAACCGCACGCAAGGGCTCGCTGCTCGACGTGAGCGCGTTCGACCTCGCGAAGTACGCGGTCGCCGAATCGTTGAAGCGGTCGAACGTGCCCGCGGCCGACGTCGACGACATCGTGCTCGGCGAGTCGCTCCAGGGCGGCGGCGACATCGCGCGCTACGCCGCGATCACGAGCGGCCTCACCGACGTCCCGGGCATGGTGCACAACCGTCACTGCGCGTCGGGCATGGCCGCGGTGCAGACCGCGTCGGCCAGCATCATGGCGGGCATGGACACGGTCGTCATCGCGGGCGGCACCGAGTCGATCTCGACGTCGCCGTCGGCGATGAAGCGCGTGCTCGGCACCGACGAGATGCAGCAGTGGATGTCGCCGAGCCACCCCGAACAGCCGAACGCACCCGCGTTCGACATGTCGATCACCGTCGGCTGGAACACCGCGCAGAAGGCGAACGTCACGCGCGAGGAGATGGACCACTGGGCGTGCGAGTCGCACAACCGCGCGGTCGCGGCGATCGACGAAGGTCGTCTCGAAGAGGAGATCTTCCCGATCGACGTACAGCTGCGCGACGGCACGACGAAGACGTTCTCGGTCGACGAGCACCCGCGTCGCGGGTCGAGCATGGAGAAGCTCGCGGGCCTCAAGCCGCTGCACCCCGAGATCGAGGACTTCAGCATCACCGCCGGCAACTCGTCGGGCCTCAACGACGGTTCGGCGGCGATGGTGATCGTCGACAGCGAGTACGCGCAGGAGCACGGCCTCGAGCCGCTCGCGATCGTGCGGGGCTGGGCGTCGGCGGGCCTGCCGCCGCAGGACACGGGCTTCGGGCCGACACGTGCGATCCCGAAGGCGCTCAAGCGCGTCGGCCTCTCGATCGACGACATCGCGCTCTTCGAGATCAACGAGGCGTTCGCGTCGATGTGCGTCGCGTCGACGCGCATCCTCGGCATC
This genomic interval from Acidimicrobiia bacterium contains the following:
- a CDS encoding MTH1187 family thiamine-binding protein: MIAAFSITPLGVGESVSEQVAEVVRMVRASGLANETNAMFTNVEGEWDDVMALIRDCTMKVAESAPRVSLVVKIDYRPSVTDGLTSKLAAVEDRLLRD
- a CDS encoding thiolase family protein; its protein translation is MGDAVIVSACRTAIGTARKGSLLDVSAFDLAKYAVAESLKRSNVPAADVDDIVLGESLQGGGDIARYAAITSGLTDVPGMVHNRHCASGMAAVQTASASIMAGMDTVVIAGGTESISTSPSAMKRVLGTDEMQQWMSPSHPEQPNAPAFDMSITVGWNTAQKANVTREEMDHWACESHNRAVAAIDEGRLEEEIFPIDVQLRDGTTKTFSVDEHPRRGSSMEKLAGLKPLHPEIEDFSITAGNSSGLNDGSAAMVIVDSEYAQEHGLEPLAIVRGWASAGLPPQDTGFGPTRAIPKALKRVGLSIDDIALFEINEAFASMCVASTRILGIPHEITNVNGSGCSLGHPVACTGARMIVTLIHELRRRNGGYGVASMCAGGGMGSATVIEVLKP